Genomic window (Asticcacaulis excentricus CB 48):
GCCAAGCTGTACGAAATCGGTGCGGGCACAAGCGAAATCCGGCGTATGCTGATCGGACGCGAACTGTTCGAGGAAACGAAGTGACCCGCCCCAGCCACGTCACCCTCTACGAAGTCGGGCCTCGCGATGGCCTCCAGGCCGAGGCGCAGATCGTCCCGGCCACAACCAAGATCGCCCTGATCGACCGCCTGTCACAAACGGGTCTGCGCTTTATCGAAGCCACCAGTTTTGTCTCACCGAAATGGGTGCCGCAGATGGCCGATGCCGCTGAGGTCATGGCCGGGATCACCCGCGCGCGCCACCTGACCTATCCGGTGCTGACGCCCAATCTCAAAGGCTATGAGGCGGCGCGGGCAGCAGGGGCGCAAAGCGTCGCTGTTTTTGCCGCGGCATCCGAAACTTTCAGCCAGAAAAACATCAATGCCAGCATAGCTGAAAGCCTTGAGCGCTTTGCCCCGGTCGCCGCGCGCGCGCGCGAAGACGGCGTCCGCTTACGCGGTTATGTGTCGTGTGCCATCGCCTGCCCCTACGAAGGCCCGATTGCCCCCGAAGCCGTCGCCGAGGTGACGCAAAGCCTGATCGACATGGGCTGCTACGAGGTGTCACTGGGCGACACCATCGGGCGCGGTACTCCGGGCGATACGCAGCGCCTTCTGGAGGTCGTGTTAAAGCGCGTGGAAGCTACGAAGCTGGCGGTGCATTTTCACGACACCTGGGGGCAAGCTCTGGCCAATATTCTCGTGTCCCTCGACTATGGCATAGCCACGATTGATGCCTCGGTCGGAGGGCTGGGTGGTTGCCCCTACGCACCCGGGGCCAGCGGTAATGTGGCAACAGAAGATGTGCTCTACATGCTCAACGGGCTTAGCATAGAGACAGGCGTCGATCTCGAAAAGGTCATCGACACAGCGTGGTTTATCTCCGACGCGCTGGGCCGCCCGCCGAAGTCCAGGACCGCGGTGGCGCGCGGCCGCTGATCAGTTTCCGGCCACCTTCATGTGGCGACCAAAGACCTGCGTCCAGTAGAAATAATAGGGAACGTGCGCCTGACCCACCGGCTGGTCCTGCGTGTCGTGGACATAGCCGACCCCCATCTCCTCATAGCCGCAATTGAGGATATTGGCGCGGTGGCCTGGGCTGGTCATCCATTCCTCAAACACCCGATCAGCCGTCTTCTGACCGGCCGCGACATTCTCACCCAAAAGCGTATAGACATAGCCGGTGGCATGCACCCGGTCCTTTAACTTTATACCGTCGTCCGTGTAGTGATAGACGTAGTTTTTCTCGGACATGGAAACGCTTTGACGCTGAGCCGCCTGCATGAGCTGATCGCTGAGACGCAAGGGGCCGCAGCCGTTTTCGGCGCGCACATGATTGACCCGTTCGAGCAGGATGGCCGCCTGATCCTGCATCTCTTCACTGATGTCGTAATGCGGTGCGTCTGGCACCAGCGCGGCACTGAGGTCAGGAGCCTTAACCACCGTATTGACGCGGCGATAGGTCATGCCGGTGGTCCCGGCCTGTGGCGACGGCGAACTCAGCAAGGCGTCAACCGCCGCTTCAGCGGTGGCATCCAGCCGCTGAATCTTCTCGTCCGCCACACCTGCGCCCGCAAACAGCGCCGACGCCACAACGGATAAAACCACTGCCCGCATAGCCATCCCCGACTTAGCTTCAGGCGGACATCTTGTGGCCTCAAATGTAAACTTTCCGGTAAGAAACGGGCTTAAGCGGGGTTAGTCATAAAGCTCGCGCGACAGGGGCGCAAACAGGGCTTCGACGCTTCGGGCGCTGACGCAACCGATGGATTGCGGCAGCCAGTGCGGTGAGTGGTCCTTGTCCTCTAAGACCGCGCGCACGCCCTCAAGGAAGTCGTGGCTCTGGCAGAGGCGCGAGGCGATGCGGAACTCCATCTCCATCACCTGCTCAAAGGTCTCCAGACGGCGGCCTTCGCGCAGATGGCGCAGCGTCACACTCATCGAAAACGGCGAGCGAGTGGCCAGCACCTCGCCCTGATGCTGCGCCCAGTCGGAGTCCTCCAGCTTCAGCGCAATGGCGATATCGGCGAGCGTCGCCTTGCCGAAGATGCGGTTGATGACTTCCAGGTGCTCTGTGTAGGACGGTTCACCCACGGGCCGGTCATAGCGGTGCAGGATGTTGTCGATATCCCCTCCGGCCAGAAGCTCCGCCTTCAAAGCGGGCAGGTCAGCGGCCGCCACATGGTGGGTGCTGATCTGCGCCGCGCGCACATCAGTCCCTTTGAGCCGCTCACCCGTCAGGGCCAGCCAGGTGCCGGTTTCCCCCACCATGCGGGGCAGGAACCAGCCACCACCGACATCCGGGAACAGCCCAATGCCGGTTTCGGGCATGGCAAACAGGGTGTTTTCGGTCGAGACGCGATGCGAGCCGTGCACGCTGATGCCGACGCCACCGCCCATGGTCACACCGTCAATCAGGGCGACAAAGGGCTTGGGGAAACGTTTGATCAGCGTATTGAGACGGTATTCGGTGCGGAAGAATTCGCGCGCCGCTTCGCCGTCTGCGCGGCCTGAGCGTGCCGCTGCACGGACATCGCCACCGGCGCAAAAGGCACGCCCGCTATGGTCCAGAACGACGTAGCGAACACGGTCATCGGCAGCCCACTGGCTAAGCGTGTGCGCCATGTCGCGGCACATGGCGGTGGTCAGGGCATTGAGAGCCTGCGGCCGGTTAAGCGTCAGCCGTCCGACCCCGTTTTCCACCTGAGCCAGAACGGGTTTTTCCTCAACACCGAGCGCGTCCATAGGCCTTCCTTTCGCGTTTTCCTGTGCATTTTGCTGCACCTCATTGGGTGCAGCATTTTTTGTCAGATAACCACGGAATCAGCGGATTGGGAACTGTATAAAACCGCCTCCCCCGATTTTAGGGGAAGCGCTTTTGACGTTACGCCCTCACCATTTTCGCTTTGGCCAGCGTGTCAGCTACGTCGCCGGTAAGGCGCTTTTCACCCTGGGCACGGGCAAAGATATCGGCCAGACGCGGGCCGATGGCTTCGATCTGCGCGTCGATGCCGGCGCGATCAACGCCACCATTATATTCCGCCGACACGGCAATAATGCCGCCGGCATTGATCACGTAGTCCGGCGCGTAGAGAATGCCGCGACGGGCCAGAACCGCGCCGACTTCCGGCACCGACAACTGGTTGTTGGCGGCCCCGGCAACTACGGCGGCGGTCATGCGTTCGGCTACGTCAGGGGTGATGATAGACCCCAGCGCGCAAGGCGCAATCACATCGGCGTCGCTCAGCAGGATGTCTGCGACATTGCCCATTTCCGCGCCGAAGCGGTCGACCATTTCAACCACGCGCGTGGTGTGAATGTCCGCCACGATCAGCTTTGCACCGCGCGCGTGCAGTTCCTGACACAGGTAGCCGCCGACATGGCCTAGCCCTTGAACCGCGATACGCACGCCTTCCAAGCTGTCGCGCCCCAGACGCGCCTGTACCGCCGCTTCTATGCCAATAGCCACGCCGCGCGCCGTAAACGGCGACGGGTCACCACCCACCGAACCCTCTGTGGCCAGGCCGGACACATACTTCGTCTGACGCGCAACGACCATCATGTCTGACACGCCGACACCGACGTCTTCGGCAGTGATATACTGCCCACCCAGCGCTTCGACCGCGCGACCGAAAGCCGTGAAAATCTGCTCGCGGTTTTCCGGTGCGACAGGGCCCATGATAACCGCCTTGCCGCCGCCAAACGGCAACTCAGCCATAGCGTTCTTATAGCTCATGCCGCGCGATAGGCGCAGTGCGTCGGTGCGCGCCGCCGCCGCATCGTCATAGGTCCAAAGACGGCAACCACCCGCTGCCGGCCCCCGCGCCGTCGAATGGACCGCGATGATGGCGCGCAGGCCGGTTTCGGGATCGTTGACATCGACGACCTTTTCATGCGCGTCATATGAAGGCGTATCAAACATGGGCGGGTTCCTTTTGTGAGAGAGGCGTAGAGACGGTTTTAACCGCGTCGATTTGCGTCAGAAGCGCGGCCTTGCGTGTCTGTGCCGCTTCGACCGAGGCGGCCTTAACGTGGCCAAAACCGCGGATGTCTTCGGGAAGGCGGGCCAGTGCCACAACCAGCTCCAGCGTATGCGGGGAGAGCTTCGCCACGAGTTCCGGGATCAGGCGCAAATAGTCATCGCGCAGACGCCGTTCCATGCGCCGTTCCTCTGTATGACCGAACGGATCGAACAGGCTGCCGCGCAAGCCTTTCAGCCCTTTCAGGACGCCAAAGGCGCTGAAGACCCAGCCGCCGAATTTCATCTTGCGCGGTTCCCCGGTAACTGGGTCCTTGCGCGCCAGCAGTGGCGGAGCGAGATATACAGCTATTTTTCCGGTATTATCGAATTGACTCTCGAGCCGCTGACGGAAGGCCGGATCGCTGTAGAGGCGTGCCACCTCGTATTCGTCCTTATAGGCCATCAGCTTATACGCGTTGCGCGCTACGGCCTCCAAAAAGGCGGGCGATCCTGCCTTGCGTGCCTGTTCGACCGCGGCGGCATATTGCGCCGCGTATGCCGCGTCCTGGTAGGCGCTCAGATCGGCGATCCGCCGCGTGATAAAAGCTTCGACATCGAACGGCGCCTCAGCTTTCGGTGGCGCAATGCGGCCCAGATAAAGCGCACGCCCCAGCGCAAAGGCCTTATGGTTATTCGCTTTTTCAGCCCCATTAAGGTCGATGGCGCGTTCAATCGCCTGACGGCTCAGCGGCACGGCCCCGGCCTGCCAGGCGGCTCCCAGGAGGATCATATGTCCATAGACGGCATCGCCCAGCAGCCGCCGCGCCACACCCCCGGCATCCAGCGGCTCACAGCGTTTAGACGCCTTGCGTAAGCGTCCCATCAGGCCGCCCTTATCAAACACGATATCGCGGTTCAGCGTGAAGGCTGCCGTCGAGGTCAGGGCCGAATTGACAAAGCTCAGGGTACGTTCCGGGCTAACCAGAGGCAGGGCCGTCTTTCCGGTGGCCTGCACCATATCGGCGGCCAGAAGCACATCGGCTTCCCCGGCGCTGATGCGCGGCGCGGGCAACCGCTGGCCTTGCGCCACGATGCGCACATGGGCATCGACGCCGCCGCCGCGTTGCGCGAGGCCTGTCTGATCCGCTACCGACACTTCGAAGCCATCGATATGCGCCGCCATCCCCAGCATGGCGGACAGCGAGGTGACGCCCAAACCGCCGATTCCCGCCAGCAGGATATTGACCGGGCGCGCCGTAGGAGGGGGCGGCGTCAGTTCAGGCAGGTCGGCGATTAACGAAGTGATATCCGGCGCAGCGGCTTTTTTAAGCGCTGCCCCTTCGACCGCGACAAACGACGGGCAGAAGCCTTTGACGCAGGACGTGTCGATATTACACGCCGACTGGTCGATTTCGCGCTTACGCCCCAGTTCGGTTTCCAGTGGGTTGATGGCGACGCAGTTCGACTTAGCCTGACAATCGCCGCAACCTTCGCACACGGCCGGATTAATGAAGATACGGGCGGCGGGCTTTGGAGCCGTGCCGCGTTTGCGGCGGCGGCGCAGTTCGGTGGCACAGGCCTGATCATAGATCAGCACCGATACCCCCTTATGGGTGCGCAGGTCCATCTGCACGGCTTCCAGATCATCGCGGTGGGCATAGGTTGTCCCAGACGGCATTTCGCCTTCCCAGCGCTCTGGATCATTAGAGACCAACGCAATGCGCTCCACGCCCTCGGCGCGCACCTGTTGGGCCACCTTGACGGGGGTAAGTTGCCCATCGACCGACTGCCCGCCCGTCATGGCCACCACGTCGTTATAAAGGATCTTGTAGGTGATATTGACCCCGGCGGCGATGGCCTGGCGGATGGCCAAAAGTCCCGAATGGAAGTAGGTGCCGTCGCCCAGATTGGTGAAGACGTGACCTTCGTCGGTGAAGGGCGCCTGCCCCATCCAGGTTACGCCTTCGCCGCCCATATGGGTGCAGATTTCTGTACGGCGCGGCATGAAGGTCGCCATATAATGACAGCCGATCCCAGCCAGACCGCGCGATCCTTCGGGCACGACGGTCGATCCATTGTGCGGGCATCCGGCGCAAAAGAACGGCGCGCGGATATGGTCGGGCTTGAGCGCGTCCTTCGTCGTCAAGCGGGCGCGGAAGCCTTCGGCGCGCTCGTGGCGTTGAGCGTTACGCGCCGCTTCCGGCAGCAGGTCGTAGAGCGCCAGGGCCACCTGTAGCGTATCCAGTTCCAGAACATCGGAGATCAGCGGCTCACCACTCAGACCGCGCTTGCCGAGGATCAGGGGGCGACGGCCATCGGGTAGGGCATAAAGCGCCGAGCGCAGCTGCGGCTCAATCACTTCGCGCCGTTCCTCGACCACCAGCAGCTTTTCTAGGCCTGCCGCAAAGGCGCGCGCCCCTTGCGCATCCAGCGGCCAGACCATGCCGACCTTCCATACGCTAAGGCCGATGTCGCGCGCTTCGGCCTCATTGATACCG
Coding sequences:
- a CDS encoding Leu/Phe/Val dehydrogenase, which translates into the protein MFDTPSYDAHEKVVDVNDPETGLRAIIAVHSTARGPAAGGCRLWTYDDAAAARTDALRLSRGMSYKNAMAELPFGGGKAVIMGPVAPENREQIFTAFGRAVEALGGQYITAEDVGVGVSDMMVVARQTKYVSGLATEGSVGGDPSPFTARGVAIGIEAAVQARLGRDSLEGVRIAVQGLGHVGGYLCQELHARGAKLIVADIHTTRVVEMVDRFGAEMGNVADILLSDADVIAPCALGSIITPDVAERMTAAVVAGAANNQLSVPEVGAVLARRGILYAPDYVINAGGIIAVSAEYNGGVDRAGIDAQIEAIGPRLADIFARAQGEKRLTGDVADTLAKAKMVRA
- a CDS encoding hydroxymethylglutaryl-CoA lyase, encoding MTRPSHVTLYEVGPRDGLQAEAQIVPATTKIALIDRLSQTGLRFIEATSFVSPKWVPQMADAAEVMAGITRARHLTYPVLTPNLKGYEAARAAGAQSVAVFAAASETFSQKNINASIAESLERFAPVAARAREDGVRLRGYVSCAIACPYEGPIAPEAVAEVTQSLIDMGCYEVSLGDTIGRGTPGDTQRLLEVVLKRVEATKLAVHFHDTWGQALANILVSLDYGIATIDASVGGLGGCPYAPGASGNVATEDVLYMLNGLSIETGVDLEKVIDTAWFISDALGRPPKSRTAVARGR
- a CDS encoding enoyl-CoA hydratase/isomerase family protein, whose protein sequence is MDALGVEEKPVLAQVENGVGRLTLNRPQALNALTTAMCRDMAHTLSQWAADDRVRYVVLDHSGRAFCAGGDVRAAARSGRADGEAAREFFRTEYRLNTLIKRFPKPFVALIDGVTMGGGVGISVHGSHRVSTENTLFAMPETGIGLFPDVGGGWFLPRMVGETGTWLALTGERLKGTDVRAAQISTHHVAAADLPALKAELLAGGDIDNILHRYDRPVGEPSYTEHLEVINRIFGKATLADIAIALKLEDSDWAQHQGEVLATRSPFSMSVTLRHLREGRRLETFEQVMEMEFRIASRLCQSHDFLEGVRAVLEDKDHSPHWLPQSIGCVSARSVEALFAPLSRELYD
- a CDS encoding CAP domain-containing protein encodes the protein MRAVVLSVVASALFAGAGVADEKIQRLDATAEAAVDALLSSPSPQAGTTGMTYRRVNTVVKAPDLSAALVPDAPHYDISEEMQDQAAILLERVNHVRAENGCGPLRLSDQLMQAAQRQSVSMSEKNYVYHYTDDGIKLKDRVHATGYVYTLLGENVAAGQKTADRVFEEWMTSPGHRANILNCGYEEMGVGYVHDTQDQPVGQAHVPYYFYWTQVFGRHMKVAGN
- a CDS encoding indolepyruvate ferredoxin oxidoreductase family protein, translated to MPKVTAEVSLSDKYVLEEGRAFMSGVQALVRLPLMIARRDRRAGLSTAGFISGYRGSPLGNYDQQLQQAKSLLDPLNIVVQPAINEDLGATAVWGTQHVPLFEGARYDGVFGIWYGKGPGVDRSGDVLKHANMAGTTPLGGVLAVVGDDHACKSSTLPNQSELAFIDAEIPVLSPATIAEVLEYGVKGLALSRFYGGWVALKTISDLMDASAAVDLSDRFDTRNPVIDLPADGLHIRAKDTPAEKEARHRHYRLPAASAFARLNGFDTVVWPHERPRIGIATAGKAFTQVMEALELLGINEAEARDIGLSVWKVGMVWPLDAQGARAFAAGLEKLLVVEERREVIEPQLRSALYALPDGRRPLILGKRGLSGEPLISDVLELDTLQVALALYDLLPEAARNAQRHERAEGFRARLTTKDALKPDHIRAPFFCAGCPHNGSTVVPEGSRGLAGIGCHYMATFMPRRTEICTHMGGEGVTWMGQAPFTDEGHVFTNLGDGTYFHSGLLAIRQAIAAGVNITYKILYNDVVAMTGGQSVDGQLTPVKVAQQVRAEGVERIALVSNDPERWEGEMPSGTTYAHRDDLEAVQMDLRTHKGVSVLIYDQACATELRRRRKRGTAPKPAARIFINPAVCEGCGDCQAKSNCVAINPLETELGRKREIDQSACNIDTSCVKGFCPSFVAVEGAALKKAAAPDITSLIADLPELTPPPPTARPVNILLAGIGGLGVTSLSAMLGMAAHIDGFEVSVADQTGLAQRGGGVDAHVRIVAQGQRLPAPRISAGEADVLLAADMVQATGKTALPLVSPERTLSFVNSALTSTAAFTLNRDIVFDKGGLMGRLRKASKRCEPLDAGGVARRLLGDAVYGHMILLGAAWQAGAVPLSRQAIERAIDLNGAEKANNHKAFALGRALYLGRIAPPKAEAPFDVEAFITRRIADLSAYQDAAYAAQYAAAVEQARKAGSPAFLEAVARNAYKLMAYKDEYEVARLYSDPAFRQRLESQFDNTGKIAVYLAPPLLARKDPVTGEPRKMKFGGWVFSAFGVLKGLKGLRGSLFDPFGHTEERRMERRLRDDYLRLIPELVAKLSPHTLELVVALARLPEDIRGFGHVKAASVEAAQTRKAALLTQIDAVKTVSTPLSQKEPAHV